The following proteins are co-located in the bacterium genome:
- a CDS encoding immune inhibitor A domain-containing protein, producing GYVDALFVVHAGWGAEQSRNPGNIWSCKWDLESNGGPGYFSTDDGVKINNFMVVPEELLDNADDGNELLITIGVFCHDFGYTLGLPALYDTTPSRWGADSYGIGYWGLMGYGAWTGIVAYPQRVPLPGNCPVHPCAWSKHHAGWVAVTNATQGRNQPHAVYRAESPAPPNATRFLRITVAGPEEYFLLENRQQVGFDRGLSYLAHIDPDDPTPCDGLLIWHIDERVIEDNLAGNTVNGNKLHKGVDLEEADGYNDLDFRVNLGDDGDPFPGKFSKREFGPDTSPDSLPYGSSESTCYIERISDSGNPMTLYVTSIRNPLTQGVMAGPNPYYPERDDHLTFFFEFGIRVTVRIYTLSGDLVRTIGEDEVDEAFGQATWYGDNDDGSQVATGLYFFTVDSGAYHVGHGKFTVIR from the coding sequence GGCTACGTGGACGCCCTCTTCGTCGTCCACGCCGGCTGGGGCGCCGAGCAGAGCCGCAATCCGGGGAACATCTGGAGCTGCAAGTGGGACCTGGAATCCAACGGAGGCCCCGGGTACTTCTCCACCGACGACGGGGTCAAAATAAATAATTTCATGGTCGTGCCCGAGGAGCTCCTGGACAACGCCGACGACGGCAACGAGCTTCTGATCACCATCGGCGTGTTCTGCCACGACTTCGGGTACACGCTCGGCCTGCCCGCGCTCTACGACACCACCCCCAGCCGCTGGGGCGCCGACTCCTACGGCATCGGTTACTGGGGGTTGATGGGCTACGGCGCCTGGACGGGAATCGTGGCCTATCCACAGCGCGTCCCCCTTCCCGGCAACTGCCCCGTGCACCCCTGCGCCTGGAGTAAGCACCACGCCGGTTGGGTCGCGGTGACCAACGCCACCCAGGGCCGCAACCAGCCGCACGCCGTCTACCGGGCCGAGAGCCCGGCGCCGCCCAACGCCACCCGGTTCCTGAGAATCACCGTCGCCGGTCCGGAGGAGTACTTCCTGTTGGAGAACCGTCAGCAGGTGGGCTTCGACCGCGGCCTGTCGTATCTTGCGCACATAGACCCCGACGATCCGACGCCCTGCGACGGCCTTCTGATCTGGCACATTGACGAGCGGGTCATCGAGGACAACCTGGCGGGAAACACCGTCAACGGGAACAAGCTGCACAAGGGCGTGGATCTGGAGGAGGCCGACGGTTACAACGACCTGGACTTCCGGGTGAACCTGGGCGACGACGGGGACCCCTTCCCGGGAAAGTTCTCGAAACGGGAGTTCGGCCCCGACACGTCGCCCGATTCCCTCCCCTACGGCTCCAGTGAGTCCACCTGCTACATCGAGCGCATCAGCGACTCGGGCAACCCGATGACCCTCTACGTGACCAGCATCCGCAACCCGTTGACACAGGGGGTGATGGCGGGGCCCAACCCCTACTACCCCGAGCGGGACGACCACCTCACCTTCTTCTTCGAGTTCGGCATCCGGGTCACCGTCCGCATCTACACCCTCTCCGGAGACCTGGTGCGTACCATCGGCGAGGACGAGGTGGACGAGGCCTTCGGCCAGGCCACGTGGTACGGGGACAACGACGACGGGAGCCAGGTGGCCACGGGTCTCTACTTCTTCACCGTGGATTCGGGCGCGTATCACGTGGGCCACGGCAAGTTCACGGTCATCCGCTGA
- a CDS encoding PorV/PorQ family protein, with the protein MILITLVLANVALAGGPGTVGADFLRLGIGARPMALAGAYTAISDDVFGMATNPAGLAQIINAELGSYYANIIGDVHHGWIGFTHDISDMWSYGVELNMVYTSETRRDSYGDPIGTYSVALGTLGGAISMEPLPGFSLGLSGHYVMQKYDQEVGQGFAGDFGLLYHTRFNGLRVGVVVENLGPKVKFQELSESMPMGVRVGLGSSMFQQTLTVTGDFGLGFEGTMEACAGVEWEAVRGVSFRAGYDILGDFDSWSGISLGIGLDALSGLMVGELDYAFVPQLPMGYVHRVSYTLKF; encoded by the coding sequence ATGATACTGATAACCCTCGTTCTGGCGAACGTGGCCCTCGCCGGCGGACCGGGCACCGTGGGGGCCGATTTCCTCCGCTTGGGGATAGGCGCCCGTCCCATGGCGCTGGCCGGGGCCTACACCGCCATCAGCGACGACGTCTTCGGCATGGCCACCAACCCCGCCGGGTTGGCCCAGATAATCAACGCCGAGCTGGGTTCCTACTACGCCAACATCATCGGCGACGTGCACCACGGCTGGATCGGATTCACCCATGACATCAGCGACATGTGGAGCTACGGCGTGGAGCTGAACATGGTCTACACGTCCGAAACCCGCCGGGATTCCTACGGCGACCCCATCGGGACCTACAGCGTGGCACTGGGCACCCTGGGCGGAGCCATCTCCATGGAGCCGCTCCCGGGTTTCTCGCTCGGGCTCTCCGGGCACTACGTCATGCAGAAGTACGATCAGGAAGTAGGCCAGGGCTTCGCCGGCGATTTCGGCCTCCTCTACCACACCCGGTTCAACGGCCTTCGGGTGGGCGTGGTCGTGGAAAATTTAGGTCCGAAGGTGAAGTTCCAGGAGCTATCCGAGTCCATGCCCATGGGGGTTCGCGTCGGTCTCGGCTCGAGCATGTTCCAGCAGACGCTCACCGTGACCGGCGACTTCGGCCTGGGCTTCGAGGGGACGATGGAGGCCTGCGCCGGGGTCGAGTGGGAGGCGGTCCGGGGCGTGTCGTTCCGCGCCGGCTACGACATTCTCGGGGACTTCGATTCCTGGTCCGGCATCTCGCTGGGAATCGGCCTGGACGCCCTGTCCGGTCTCATGGTGGGCGAGCTGGACTACGCCTTCGTTCCCCAACTGCCCATGGGCTACGTGCACCGCGTCAGCTACACGCTGAAGTTTTAG
- the metK gene encoding methionine adenosyltransferase: MMKRMHFFTSESVTEGHPDKVADQISDGVLDSALEQDIHSRVACETLVTTGLAIVTGEITTEGFIDIPRIVRDTVKEIGYTDARMGFDYESIGILSAIDPQSPDISQGVNESSTHEQGAGDQGLMFGYATDETPELMPLTASLAHRLAQRLAEVRKTGIVPHLRPDGKTQVTVEYSDGEPHRVKTVVIAAQHDEEVPPEKLVQTIKDEVIARVIQPEWLDSGTEYHINGTGRFLFGGPQADAGLTGRKIIVDTYGGHGAHGGGCFSGKDPSKVDRSASYMARYIAKNIVAAGLARTLELQLAYCIGVAQPVSILVEAFGTATVDEEALERAVRKIFDLRPKAIIERLDLLRPIYKKTAAYGHFGRELPEFTWEKTDAVGDLANAV, from the coding sequence ATGATGAAGAGAATGCACTTTTTCACCTCGGAGTCCGTCACCGAGGGGCACCCGGACAAGGTAGCCGATCAGATTTCCGACGGGGTTTTAGACTCCGCGCTGGAACAGGATATCCATTCCCGTGTGGCCTGCGAGACCCTGGTCACCACCGGTCTGGCCATCGTCACCGGGGAAATCACCACCGAGGGGTTCATAGACATCCCCAGGATCGTCCGGGACACGGTGAAGGAGATAGGTTACACCGACGCCCGCATGGGCTTCGATTACGAGTCCATCGGGATTCTCTCGGCCATAGACCCCCAGTCCCCGGACATCTCCCAGGGTGTGAATGAGTCTTCCACCCACGAGCAGGGCGCCGGCGACCAGGGATTGATGTTCGGCTACGCCACCGACGAGACGCCGGAGCTGATGCCGCTGACCGCATCGTTGGCCCACCGGCTGGCGCAGCGGCTGGCCGAGGTGCGCAAGACCGGCATCGTCCCCCACCTGCGCCCCGACGGCAAGACCCAGGTTACGGTGGAGTACTCCGATGGCGAGCCCCACCGCGTGAAGACGGTGGTCATCGCCGCCCAGCACGACGAGGAGGTCCCGCCCGAGAAGCTGGTGCAGACGATAAAGGACGAGGTCATCGCCAGGGTCATCCAGCCGGAGTGGCTGGACTCGGGGACGGAGTACCACATCAACGGAACCGGGAGGTTCCTCTTCGGCGGCCCGCAGGCCGACGCCGGTCTCACCGGGCGCAAGATAATCGTGGACACCTACGGCGGCCACGGCGCCCACGGGGGCGGCTGCTTCTCCGGCAAGGACCCCTCCAAGGTGGACCGCTCGGCCAGCTACATGGCCCGCTACATCGCCAAAAACATCGTCGCCGCCGGACTGGCCCGCACGCTCGAGCTCCAGTTGGCGTACTGCATCGGGGTGGCCCAGCCGGTGAGCATCCTCGTCGAGGCCTTCGGCACGGCCACGGTGGACGAGGAGGCCCTCGAGCGCGCGGTCCGAAAAATCTTTGATCTGCGGCCCAAGGCCATCATCGAGCGGCTGGACCTGCTCCGCCCCATCTACAAAAAAACCGCCGCCTACGGCCACTTCGGCCGGGAGCTGCCCGAGTTCACCTGGGAGAAGACCGACGCGGTCGGGGACCTCGCCAACGCCGTGTAA